One Vibrio penaeicida DNA segment encodes these proteins:
- the gltB gene encoding glutamate synthase large subunit has protein sequence MVDREQKTQGLYTPELEHDACGIGFVAHLKNRKSHDVVTQALDMLARMEHRGGQGCDPCSGDGAGILLQKPHEFLLEETVKLGIKLPSFEKYGAGVVLFPKDEHKRAQCRDILERNAKRLDLEVLGYRVLPVDNSMIGADPLSTEPQFEHVFITGGPGTTPEELERKLYVLRNYTVRVCLESVSNIGDDFYINSMSYKTIVYKGQLTTEQVPQYFLDLQNPTMVTALALVHSRFSTNTFPRWRLAQPFRYIAHNGEINTVRGNLNWMKAREAILESDLFTQAEIDMLLPICQEGSSDSSNFDMALELLVLSGRSLPHALMMMIPEAWQENKNMDPTRRAFYQYHANIMEPWDGPASVCFTDGVQVGATLDRNGLRPSRYTVTKDDFLVMASESGVVEIEPENVEFRGRLQPGRIFVADLEQGRIISDEEVKDGIANAQPYEQWVEDNLLSLKGLPEAGNKHHQPSSERLMHHQQAFGVSSEEVNEIIVPMAKDGKEPLSAMGADWPLAVLSHQSQHLSNYFKQLFAQVTNPPIDPIRERMVMSLNTYLGKDQNLLAETPEHCQKVELESPVLSNAELEKLRAIDNEHLQAKTLDIVFRASEEEGKLERALKRICQYAEDAVIDGYSIILLTDRAVNSNHAAIPAMLAVGAVHHHLIRKGLRAKCDIVVETGDARETHHFATLCGYGANAVNPYLVTETIIDLQKKRKLDPETPSDVLFENYRKGVNGGLLKIFSKMGISTLQSYHGAQIFEALGISKSVVEKYFTGTVTRIEGLTIDDIAKEVLVRHRVGYPTREIPVQVLDVGGVYQWKQRGEKHLFNPETISLLQQSTRNKDFGQFKQYAKAVDDQGDDAATLRSQLDFIKNPAGSIPLEEVEPIESILKRFATGAMSFGSISYEAHSTLAVAMNRIGAKSNSGEGGEDPARFERKKNGDWERSAIKQVASGRFGVTSYYLTNADEIQIKMAQGAKPGEGGQLPGDKVDDWIGATRHSTPGVGLISPPPHHDIYSIEDLAQLIYDLKNANRKGRVNVKLVSEAGVGTIASGVAKAKADVVLIAGFDGGTGASPMSSIRHTGLPWELGLAETHQTLLKNGLRNRIVVQSDGQMKTPRDLAMATLLGAEEWGVATAALVVEGCIMMRKCHKNTCPVGIATQNKTLRERFDGRVEDVVTFFQYMAEGLREIMAELGFRSIAEMVGQSHKLKVRENIAHWKYKNLDLSPVLHIEQAREEDGVYNQKEQNHNLEEVLDRQLIQLAQPALEFGEPVSATLPIINTDRSAGTMLSNEISKVYKDQGLPQPMNVKFHGSAGQSFGAFLAKGVKFEVEGDANDYWGKGLSGGTLVLYPDAKSSIVAEDNIVVGNVCFYGATSGESYIRGLAGERFCVRNSGAKVVVEGVGDHGCEYMTGGTAVILGSTGRNFAAGMSGGVAYVWDTAGDFETKLNAELVDLDPIEQEDKDLLLDMLTKHVEFTGSEVAQSFLDNFEASLTTMVKVMPRDYKAVLQKRKAEAEQKEEVEAV, from the coding sequence ATGGTAGATAGAGAGCAAAAGACACAAGGTCTATACACTCCCGAATTGGAGCATGACGCTTGTGGTATCGGTTTTGTTGCTCACCTAAAAAACCGTAAATCTCATGATGTAGTGACGCAGGCGCTTGATATGCTTGCTCGCATGGAACACCGCGGCGGTCAGGGTTGTGATCCGTGTTCGGGTGACGGTGCTGGTATTTTACTGCAGAAGCCACACGAATTCCTGTTGGAAGAAACGGTTAAGCTTGGCATTAAATTGCCTTCTTTTGAAAAATACGGTGCGGGTGTTGTCCTCTTCCCTAAAGATGAGCACAAACGTGCACAATGCCGAGATATCCTTGAACGTAATGCAAAGCGCTTAGATCTTGAAGTTCTAGGCTATCGTGTTCTCCCTGTCGATAACTCCATGATTGGTGCTGATCCTCTTAGCACTGAACCTCAGTTTGAGCACGTGTTTATCACAGGCGGTCCGGGTACGACACCAGAAGAACTGGAGCGTAAACTTTATGTTCTGCGAAACTACACCGTCCGTGTCTGCCTAGAAAGCGTGTCGAACATTGGGGATGATTTCTACATCAACTCCATGTCGTACAAAACCATTGTCTACAAAGGACAGCTAACCACAGAACAAGTACCTCAGTACTTCTTGGATCTGCAAAACCCTACAATGGTTACTGCGCTGGCATTGGTTCACTCTCGCTTCTCTACCAATACATTCCCAAGATGGCGCTTAGCTCAGCCTTTCCGTTACATTGCACACAACGGTGAAATCAACACTGTTCGCGGCAACCTTAACTGGATGAAAGCGCGTGAAGCCATTTTGGAATCTGACCTGTTTACTCAGGCTGAAATCGACATGCTGCTGCCTATCTGTCAGGAAGGTAGCTCAGATTCATCTAACTTTGATATGGCGCTTGAGCTCCTAGTCCTTTCTGGTCGTAGCTTGCCTCATGCTCTTATGATGATGATCCCTGAAGCTTGGCAAGAAAACAAAAATATGGACCCAACGCGCCGTGCGTTTTACCAGTACCATGCCAATATCATGGAACCTTGGGATGGTCCGGCTTCTGTTTGTTTCACCGACGGTGTTCAAGTAGGGGCAACACTTGACCGTAACGGTTTACGTCCATCACGCTACACAGTAACCAAAGACGACTTCCTTGTCATGGCATCAGAATCTGGTGTGGTTGAAATCGAGCCAGAGAACGTCGAATTCCGTGGTCGCTTACAGCCTGGTCGTATCTTCGTTGCCGATCTAGAACAAGGTCGCATCATTTCTGATGAAGAAGTGAAAGATGGCATTGCCAATGCACAGCCTTATGAGCAGTGGGTGGAAGACAACCTTCTAAGCCTGAAAGGGCTACCAGAAGCGGGGAACAAACACCACCAGCCAAGTTCAGAGCGCTTGATGCATCATCAGCAAGCTTTTGGTGTGAGCTCGGAAGAAGTCAACGAAATCATCGTACCAATGGCAAAAGATGGTAAAGAGCCGTTGAGTGCTATGGGTGCCGACTGGCCGCTGGCTGTGCTGTCACATCAATCTCAGCACTTATCTAACTACTTTAAGCAGCTTTTTGCTCAGGTTACAAACCCACCAATCGATCCAATCCGTGAGCGTATGGTGATGTCTTTGAATACCTACCTAGGTAAAGACCAAAACCTGCTAGCCGAAACCCCTGAACACTGTCAGAAAGTAGAGCTGGAATCCCCTGTTCTTTCGAATGCCGAGCTAGAAAAACTGCGTGCTATCGACAACGAGCACTTACAAGCTAAAACACTCGACATCGTATTCCGAGCAAGCGAAGAAGAAGGCAAGCTTGAGCGAGCATTGAAGCGTATTTGCCAATACGCAGAAGATGCCGTGATTGATGGCTACTCCATCATCCTGCTGACTGACCGTGCCGTTAACTCTAACCACGCCGCTATCCCTGCCATGCTGGCTGTTGGCGCTGTTCACCACCACTTGATCCGTAAAGGATTACGTGCGAAGTGTGACATCGTTGTAGAAACAGGTGATGCGCGCGAAACGCACCACTTTGCAACGCTATGTGGCTACGGTGCAAATGCCGTAAACCCATACTTGGTAACAGAAACCATTATCGATCTTCAGAAGAAGCGTAAGCTCGATCCTGAAACGCCATCGGATGTTCTATTCGAAAACTACCGTAAGGGCGTCAATGGTGGCTTGCTCAAGATCTTCTCTAAGATGGGTATCTCAACATTGCAGTCGTACCACGGCGCACAGATCTTCGAAGCGCTGGGTATTAGCAAATCTGTCGTAGAAAAATACTTCACAGGTACGGTAACACGTATCGAAGGTTTAACCATTGATGACATTGCCAAAGAAGTATTGGTTCGTCACCGCGTCGGTTACCCAACACGTGAAATCCCAGTACAAGTACTGGATGTAGGTGGGGTTTATCAGTGGAAACAGCGTGGTGAAAAGCACCTGTTCAACCCTGAAACTATCTCTTTGCTTCAGCAATCGACGCGAAACAAAGATTTTGGTCAGTTCAAGCAATACGCGAAAGCGGTCGATGACCAAGGTGATGATGCTGCAACACTGCGTAGCCAGTTGGACTTCATTAAGAACCCAGCAGGATCGATTCCTCTTGAAGAAGTAGAGCCTATCGAAAGTATCCTAAAACGCTTTGCGACAGGTGCGATGTCTTTCGGTTCTATCTCATACGAAGCGCACTCCACACTAGCCGTTGCGATGAACCGCATTGGTGCGAAATCGAACTCCGGTGAAGGTGGTGAAGACCCTGCGCGTTTCGAGCGTAAGAAAAATGGCGACTGGGAACGCTCTGCTATCAAGCAGGTGGCATCGGGTCGTTTCGGTGTAACGTCATACTACTTAACTAACGCTGACGAAATCCAAATCAAGATGGCGCAGGGTGCGAAACCTGGTGAAGGTGGACAACTGCCTGGCGACAAAGTCGATGATTGGATTGGTGCTACTCGCCACTCAACTCCAGGAGTTGGTCTGATTTCACCACCACCACACCACGATATCTACTCTATCGAAGATTTGGCACAGCTCATTTACGATCTGAAAAACGCCAACCGAAAAGGTCGTGTGAACGTGAAGCTGGTTTCTGAAGCTGGCGTGGGCACGATTGCCTCGGGTGTTGCTAAAGCCAAAGCTGATGTCGTTCTCATTGCCGGATTCGATGGTGGTACAGGTGCTTCACCAATGTCTTCAATCCGTCACACGGGATTACCGTGGGAATTGGGCTTGGCAGAAACGCACCAGACCCTTCTTAAGAATGGTTTGCGTAATCGCATCGTGGTTCAGTCTGATGGTCAGATGAAAACCCCTCGTGATTTGGCCATGGCGACACTTCTCGGTGCAGAAGAATGGGGCGTGGCAACAGCCGCTCTTGTCGTTGAAGGTTGTATCATGATGCGTAAGTGTCATAAGAACACTTGCCCAGTTGGTATCGCAACACAAAACAAAACGCTACGTGAGCGATTCGATGGTCGCGTAGAAGATGTCGTGACTTTCTTCCAATACATGGCAGAAGGCTTACGTGAAATTATGGCTGAACTTGGTTTCCGCTCTATCGCTGAAATGGTTGGTCAGTCTCACAAGTTGAAAGTGCGTGAAAACATCGCTCACTGGAAGTACAAAAACCTAGACCTTTCACCTGTCTTGCACATCGAGCAAGCGCGTGAAGAAGACGGCGTTTACAACCAGAAAGAGCAGAACCACAACTTGGAAGAAGTACTGGATCGCCAGCTGATTCAACTGGCACAGCCAGCTCTAGAATTCGGTGAACCCGTCAGTGCAACACTGCCTATCATCAACACCGACCGCAGTGCAGGTACCATGCTTTCCAACGAAATATCCAAAGTCTACAAAGACCAAGGATTACCTCAACCAATGAACGTTAAGTTCCACGGTAGTGCTGGTCAGTCGTTTGGCGCATTCCTTGCGAAAGGTGTGAAATTCGAAGTGGAAGGTGATGCGAACGATTACTGGGGTAAAGGCTTATCTGGCGGTACTTTGGTGCTATATCCAGACGCCAAATCCAGCATTGTCGCGGAAGACAACATCGTTGTAGGTAACGTATGTTTCTACGGTGCAACCTCCGGTGAATCCTACATTCGTGGTCTAGCTGGCGAGCGTTTCTGTGTTCGTAACTCTGGTGCCAAGGTAGTTGTTGAAGGTGTAGGTGACCACGGTTGTGAATACATGACAGGTGGTACAGCCGTTATTCTTGGCTCTACAGGTCGTAACTTCGCGGCAGGCATGAGCGGCGGTGTCGCTTACGTTTGGGATACAGCAGGTGATTTCGAAACCAAGCTGAATGCTGAGCTGGTCGATTTAGACCCTATTGAACAAGAAGATAAAGACCTGCTACTCGACATGCTGACCAAGCACGTTGAATTCACAGGAAGTGAAGTTGCTCAGTCTTTCCTTGATAACTTTGAAGCAAGCTTAACCACTATGGTGAAAGTTATGCCGCGTGATTACAAAGCGGTACTTCAAAAGCGTAAAGCGGAAGCAGAACAGAAAGAAGAAGTGGAGGCAGTATAA
- a CDS encoding glutamate synthase subunit beta, translated as MGKPTGFLEHGRELPRKLDPSVRIENNKEFVLNEEFGTKINTQASRCMDCGVPFCHNGCPIGNIIPEFNDAVFRDSWEEAWNILSSTNNFPEFTGRVCPAPCESSCVLGINQDPITICNIEKTIVETAYREGYAKPKTPRSRTGKTVAIIGSGPAGLSAAEQLNSAGHLVTVFERDEKVGGLLRFGIPDFKLSMSVIDRKIDLMEKAGIKFVVNAHIGVDINAVQLRQDFDVVLLTGGSTVPRDLPVPGRELNGVHFAMEFLGQNNRRANEMDLKTKEIHAKGKNVVVIGGGDTGSDCVGTSNRHKAASITQVEIMPIPPEKRPANMPWPQYPMIMRTSTSHEEGCDRHWNILTKEFVGNDEGQVTGLRIADIVWQDAKPGERPSFDEVAGSERVIPCDLAFLAMGFLHPEPTGILAQLDIKLDERGNVATQDFQTNQKGVFAAGDMRTGQSLVVRCINEGRESARAIDAHLMGNTNLEAKADSLMLSV; from the coding sequence ATGGGTAAGCCTACTGGATTTTTAGAGCATGGTCGTGAGCTTCCAAGAAAGCTTGACCCTAGCGTTCGGATTGAAAACAACAAAGAATTTGTGCTGAACGAAGAGTTCGGCACCAAAATCAATACTCAAGCTTCTCGCTGTATGGATTGTGGTGTGCCGTTTTGTCATAACGGCTGCCCTATCGGCAACATCATTCCTGAATTTAATGATGCGGTCTTTCGCGACAGCTGGGAAGAGGCGTGGAACATTCTAAGTTCCACCAATAACTTCCCAGAATTTACCGGTCGCGTATGCCCTGCTCCTTGTGAGAGTTCGTGTGTATTGGGTATTAACCAAGATCCAATCACCATCTGTAACATCGAGAAAACCATCGTTGAAACGGCGTATCGCGAAGGTTATGCCAAACCGAAAACACCGCGTTCACGCACAGGTAAAACTGTCGCTATCATCGGCAGTGGTCCTGCTGGTCTATCTGCTGCAGAACAACTTAATAGTGCGGGTCACTTAGTTACGGTTTTCGAACGTGATGAAAAAGTGGGTGGCTTACTGCGCTTTGGTATCCCTGACTTCAAACTCAGCATGTCTGTTATTGATCGTAAAATCGATTTAATGGAGAAAGCGGGAATCAAGTTTGTTGTAAACGCGCACATCGGTGTCGACATCAACGCAGTGCAACTTCGTCAAGACTTTGATGTGGTTCTGCTAACGGGTGGTTCTACGGTACCACGCGATTTGCCAGTACCGGGTCGTGAACTGAACGGCGTGCACTTTGCAATGGAGTTCTTAGGTCAGAACAACCGTCGTGCAAACGAAATGGATCTTAAAACCAAAGAAATTCACGCCAAAGGCAAAAATGTTGTCGTGATTGGTGGTGGTGACACAGGCTCTGACTGTGTGGGTACTTCTAACCGCCACAAAGCGGCGAGCATCACTCAGGTTGAAATCATGCCGATTCCACCAGAGAAACGACCTGCTAACATGCCATGGCCTCAATACCCAATGATCATGCGCACCTCTACTTCGCACGAAGAAGGGTGTGACCGCCACTGGAATATTCTGACCAAAGAATTTGTCGGTAACGATGAAGGTCAAGTAACGGGTTTACGCATTGCCGATATCGTATGGCAGGACGCCAAACCTGGTGAGCGCCCATCATTTGATGAAGTTGCTGGCAGTGAGCGCGTGATTCCATGTGACTTGGCTTTCTTGGCCATGGGTTTCTTGCACCCAGAACCAACCGGTATTCTTGCGCAATTGGATATCAAGCTTGATGAGCGCGGTAACGTTGCAACTCAAGATTTCCAAACGAATCAAAAAGGTGTATTTGCTGCAGGTGATATGCGTACTGGGCAATCACTAGTGGTTCGTTGCATCAATGAAGGGCGCGAATCTGCTCGCGCTATTGATGCACATTTAATGGGCAACACCAATTTAGAAGCAAAAGCCGATTCGCTGATGCTTTCAGTATAA
- the gltB gene encoding glutamate synthase large subunit, which produces MALYDPRLEKDNCGFGLIAHMEGQPSHKLVRTAISALDRMTHRGGIAADGKTGDGCGLLLQKPDTYLRIIAQEQGWNLGKQYAVGMVFFSQDPEKAKEAKRVINEELARETLTVVGWRDVPINTDVLGPIANESVPNIEQVFISAPAGWRERDIERRLYIARRRIEKQIQDDDDFYICSLSTQVIVYKGLCMPADLPRFYLDLADLRMESAICLFHQRFSTNTQPRWPLAQPFRYLAHNGEINTIEGNRQWARARAYKFSSPLLPDLQSAAPFVNETGSDSSSLDNMLDLFLAGGMDVFRAMRMLVPPAWQNHPDMDPDLRAFYDFNSKHMEPWDGPAGIVLSDGRYAACNLDRNGLRPARYVITKDNLITLASEVGIWDYTPDEVSEKGRVGPGELLVIDTRKGKLWQSSEIDSDLKSRHPYREWMENNVHRLTPFAELKDDEVGQRNFDNDELKTYQKQFAMSNEEVDQVLRVLGDMGQEAVGSMGDDTPMAVLSSKERLVTDYFRQKFAQVTNPPIDPLREKHVMSLATSVGQEMNVFCETDGHAHRVAFESPVLLYSDMLQLLELNDEHYRNTILDINFDPKEKSLEQAIHDLCEQAETVVRQGTVLVVLSDRDIQKGKLPIPAAMAVGAVQTHLINANLRCDANIIVETATARDPHQFAVLLGFGATAVYPYLAYEALGKAIDDGALERSYGEAMLNYRNGINKGLYKIMSKMGISTIASYRCSQLFEAVGLHQDVVDLCFKGVTSRIQGASFSDFQQDVFNLSRKAWAKRKPIDHGGLLKFVHGGEFHAYNPDVVSTLQTAVNSGETNDYKSFSKQVNERPAAMLRDLLKLKKADKALPLEKIEPNTELFKRFDSAAMSIGALSPEAHEALAMAMNRLGGYSNSGEGGEDPRRFGTDRNSRIKQVASGRFGVTPHYLTNADVLQIKVAQGAKPGEGGQLPGHKVTAEIAKLRYSVQGVTLISPPPHHDIYSIEDLAQLIFDLKQVNPNALVSVKLVSEPGVGTIATGVAKAYADLITISGYDGGTAASPLTSVKYAGCPWELGLAETQQALVANSLRHKIRLQVDGGLKTGLDVVKAAILGAESFGFGTAPMVAMGCKFLRICHLNNCATGVATQDETLRKQYFKGLPDMVVNYFTGLAEEVRGIMAELGVEKLTDLIGRTDLLEAVQGMTAKQSKLDLSGILEKPISPQGHPVSWTEPNTPFDNAALNQKIISDAMAAVEAKQSANFYYDVINTDRSVGARLSGEIAKRYGNQGMATQPIKLYLNGTAGQSFGVWNAGGVELYLTGDANDYVGKGMAGGKISIKPHLGTAFRCNEATIIGNTCLYGATGGKLFAAGKAGERFGVRNSGTIAVIEGAGDNACEYMTGGVVAILGATGVNFGAGMTGGFAYVLDANDDFKGRVNTESVEALSLSDLYIHQEHLRGLISEHLDETNSAHAEEILANFDEWIPKFYLVKPQASDLRTLLGHQSRSAAELRVQAQ; this is translated from the coding sequence ATGGCTCTATACGATCCACGTCTTGAAAAAGACAACTGTGGATTCGGTTTGATCGCCCATATGGAAGGTCAGCCGAGTCACAAACTCGTCCGCACTGCTATTTCAGCACTCGACAGAATGACTCACCGTGGTGGTATTGCCGCCGACGGTAAAACGGGTGATGGCTGCGGATTACTACTTCAAAAGCCAGATACTTATCTGCGCATTATCGCCCAAGAACAAGGTTGGAACCTAGGCAAACAGTATGCGGTTGGCATGGTCTTCTTTAGCCAAGATCCTGAAAAAGCAAAAGAAGCCAAACGCGTAATTAACGAAGAGTTAGCAAGAGAAACACTCACTGTCGTTGGTTGGCGTGATGTTCCCATCAACACCGATGTTTTAGGTCCGATCGCCAATGAGTCCGTTCCTAACATCGAGCAAGTGTTTATTTCAGCTCCTGCTGGTTGGCGGGAACGCGATATTGAACGTCGCCTGTATATTGCTCGTCGCCGTATTGAAAAACAAATTCAAGACGATGACGATTTTTATATCTGTAGCCTGTCGACTCAGGTCATCGTGTACAAAGGGCTGTGCATGCCTGCGGATCTACCACGATTCTATTTGGACTTGGCGGATCTACGCATGGAATCGGCGATTTGCTTGTTCCACCAACGTTTCTCCACCAACACGCAACCGCGCTGGCCACTGGCTCAACCATTCCGCTATTTAGCACACAACGGTGAAATCAATACGATTGAAGGTAACCGCCAATGGGCTAGAGCACGTGCTTACAAGTTCTCGTCGCCACTGCTACCAGACTTACAAAGTGCCGCGCCATTTGTGAATGAAACAGGTTCTGATTCATCCAGCTTAGACAACATGTTGGATTTGTTCTTAGCCGGAGGTATGGATGTGTTCCGTGCCATGCGGATGCTGGTTCCACCAGCGTGGCAAAATCACCCAGACATGGACCCCGATCTGCGTGCGTTTTATGACTTTAACTCAAAGCATATGGAGCCTTGGGATGGGCCGGCAGGGATCGTTTTATCGGACGGTCGATACGCTGCCTGTAACTTAGATAGAAATGGGCTGCGCCCAGCTCGATATGTCATCACTAAAGATAACCTGATTACACTCGCTTCAGAGGTCGGTATATGGGATTACACGCCAGATGAAGTCTCTGAAAAAGGACGTGTTGGTCCCGGTGAACTTCTGGTTATCGACACTCGAAAAGGAAAACTTTGGCAATCGTCTGAGATCGACAGCGACCTAAAGAGCCGTCACCCTTATCGTGAATGGATGGAAAACAACGTTCATCGCTTAACTCCCTTTGCAGAGTTAAAGGACGATGAAGTGGGTCAACGCAATTTTGATAACGATGAGCTCAAAACTTATCAAAAGCAATTTGCGATGAGCAATGAAGAAGTCGATCAAGTCCTTCGAGTACTGGGCGATATGGGGCAAGAAGCCGTTGGCTCAATGGGCGACGATACCCCAATGGCTGTTTTATCTTCCAAAGAGCGCTTGGTAACGGATTACTTCCGTCAAAAGTTTGCACAGGTCACCAATCCACCGATTGATCCACTTCGTGAAAAACACGTCATGTCACTGGCCACCAGCGTGGGTCAGGAAATGAATGTGTTCTGCGAAACCGACGGTCACGCACATCGAGTTGCCTTTGAGTCACCGGTTTTGCTGTATTCCGATATGTTGCAGTTGCTCGAACTGAATGACGAACACTACCGAAATACCATTCTGGACATCAACTTTGATCCTAAAGAAAAGTCGCTAGAGCAAGCCATCCATGACTTGTGCGAGCAAGCTGAAACCGTTGTCCGACAAGGCACGGTACTGGTTGTCTTATCCGATCGTGATATTCAGAAAGGGAAACTACCGATTCCGGCTGCAATGGCAGTGGGTGCGGTACAAACTCATCTTATCAATGCCAATTTACGCTGTGATGCCAATATTATTGTGGAAACGGCTACGGCACGCGATCCTCATCAATTCGCAGTGCTATTGGGCTTTGGTGCGACCGCGGTTTATCCATATCTTGCTTACGAAGCCTTAGGTAAAGCCATTGATGATGGTGCACTGGAACGCTCCTACGGAGAAGCGATGCTGAACTATCGCAACGGCATCAATAAAGGGCTATACAAGATCATGTCCAAAATGGGCATTTCGACCATCGCTTCCTATCGCTGCTCTCAGTTGTTTGAAGCCGTTGGATTACACCAAGATGTTGTCGATCTTTGTTTCAAAGGGGTGACGAGCCGAATCCAAGGCGCTTCATTCAGTGATTTCCAACAAGATGTGTTCAATCTTTCTCGTAAAGCATGGGCAAAACGCAAGCCCATCGACCACGGTGGATTGCTGAAATTTGTCCACGGTGGAGAATTTCACGCCTACAACCCAGATGTCGTCAGCACATTGCAAACGGCGGTTAATTCGGGTGAAACCAATGACTATAAGTCCTTTTCTAAGCAGGTTAATGAACGTCCTGCCGCCATGTTGCGTGACTTATTGAAACTAAAGAAAGCAGACAAAGCGCTGCCACTAGAAAAAATTGAGCCAAACACCGAACTCTTTAAGCGATTTGATTCAGCGGCAATGTCGATTGGTGCACTTAGCCCTGAAGCACACGAAGCATTAGCCATGGCGATGAATCGCTTAGGTGGCTACTCAAACTCCGGTGAAGGCGGTGAGGATCCGCGTCGCTTTGGTACGGACCGTAATTCACGTATCAAACAAGTGGCATCGGGTCGATTTGGCGTTACCCCGCACTATCTGACCAATGCCGATGTATTGCAAATCAAAGTTGCACAAGGGGCGAAACCCGGTGAAGGTGGTCAGCTTCCAGGTCACAAAGTGACGGCTGAAATTGCCAAACTGCGATATTCCGTTCAGGGTGTCACCCTGATTTCACCGCCACCTCATCACGACATTTATTCGATAGAAGATTTGGCCCAGCTGATTTTCGACCTGAAGCAGGTTAACCCAAATGCTTTGGTGTCTGTCAAACTGGTGTCTGAACCGGGTGTAGGCACCATTGCCACAGGTGTTGCTAAAGCGTATGCCGATTTGATCACCATTTCCGGATACGACGGCGGCACCGCTGCCAGTCCATTAACGTCTGTGAAATATGCTGGCTGTCCTTGGGAGCTGGGGCTTGCAGAAACTCAGCAAGCATTAGTGGCCAATAGCTTACGTCATAAGATCCGTTTGCAAGTGGATGGTGGGCTAAAAACGGGCTTAGACGTCGTAAAAGCCGCCATTTTAGGGGCAGAAAGCTTCGGCTTTGGTACCGCACCAATGGTTGCGATGGGCTGTAAGTTCCTCCGAATCTGTCACCTAAATAACTGTGCAACGGGCGTTGCAACTCAGGATGAAACCCTGCGTAAGCAGTATTTCAAAGGGTTGCCAGATATGGTTGTCAACTACTTCACAGGGCTTGCCGAAGAAGTACGTGGAATCATGGCTGAGCTGGGCGTTGAAAAACTCACAGACTTAATAGGGCGCACCGACTTGCTTGAAGCCGTTCAAGGTATGACGGCAAAACAAAGTAAGCTCGATCTTTCGGGAATTTTGGAAAAGCCAATCTCGCCACAAGGGCACCCTGTCAGCTGGACTGAGCCCAATACTCCATTTGATAACGCTGCGTTAAACCAAAAAATCATCTCCGATGCCATGGCGGCTGTCGAAGCCAAGCAAAGCGCTAACTTTTACTATGATGTGATTAATACCGATCGCTCGGTAGGCGCACGTTTGTCTGGCGAAATCGCCAAGCGATATGGTAATCAGGGAATGGCTACCCAACCCATTAAGTTGTACTTAAATGGCACTGCTGGGCAATCCTTCGGTGTTTGGAATGCTGGTGGTGTTGAGCTCTACCTGACTGGTGATGCGAACGACTATGTCGGTAAAGGCATGGCAGGCGGAAAAATCTCCATCAAGCCACACTTAGGTACCGCATTCCGCTGCAATGAAGCAACGATTATAGGCAACACCTGCTTGTACGGTGCGACAGGCGGTAAGCTGTTTGCTGCTGGGAAAGCTGGTGAACGTTTTGGCGTTCGAAACTCAGGCACCATTGCTGTCATCGAAGGCGCAGGCGACAACGCATGTGAGTACATGACGGGAGGTGTTGTTGCCATTCTTGGCGCAACAGGCGTGAACTTTGGAGCGGGTATGACAGGCGGATTTGCCTATGTACTGGATGCGAACGACGACTTTAAAGGGCGTGTGAACACAGAATCGGTTGAAGCTCTATCACTCTCGGATCTCTACATCCATCAAGAGCATTTGAGAGGGTTGATATCAGAACATTTGGACGAAACCAACTCAGCGCATGCTGAGGAAATTCTTGCAAATTTCGACGAATGGATTCCTAAGTTCTACCTTGTGAAACCGCAAGCCTCTGACTTGAGAACCTTACTCGGTCACCAAAGTCGCAGCGCAGCTGAGTTGCGTGTTCAGGCACAGTAA